The proteins below are encoded in one region of Bosea sp. BIWAKO-01:
- a CDS encoding SDR family NAD(P)-dependent oxidoreductase, which translates to MSNEQRVAIVTGASQGIGAGLVKAFRDRNYRVVATSRSIKQTGDQDIVAVPGDIADPSTAEAVIREAMSRFGRVDTLVNNAGIFVAKAFTDYSSEDFNNKIAINLAGFFHITQRAAAEMLKQGSGHIVSITTSLADQANSSVPSVLANLTKGGINSATKSLAIEYATKGIRVNAVAPGVIKTPMHAPQTHEFLAALHPVKHMGEIRDIVDAVMFLESAGFVTGEILHVDGGQSAGH; encoded by the coding sequence ATGAGCAACGAACAGAGAGTCGCGATCGTTACCGGCGCATCGCAAGGCATCGGCGCCGGTCTGGTCAAGGCGTTCCGCGATCGAAACTACCGGGTTGTCGCAACCTCGCGCTCGATCAAGCAGACCGGCGATCAGGACATAGTTGCGGTTCCCGGCGATATCGCCGACCCGTCAACCGCCGAAGCGGTGATCCGGGAAGCGATGTCCCGCTTCGGCCGGGTCGACACGCTGGTGAACAATGCCGGCATCTTTGTCGCCAAGGCGTTCACGGACTATTCGTCCGAGGACTTCAACAACAAGATCGCGATCAACCTCGCCGGCTTCTTCCACATCACGCAGCGTGCTGCGGCGGAAATGCTCAAGCAGGGTTCCGGCCATATCGTCAGCATCACCACGAGCCTCGCCGATCAGGCGAACAGCAGCGTGCCGAGCGTTCTCGCCAATCTCACCAAGGGCGGCATCAACTCGGCCACCAAGTCACTGGCGATCGAATATGCCACGAAGGGTATCCGGGTGAATGCGGTTGCCCCGGGCGTGATCAAGACCCCCATGCATGCGCCGCAGACGCATGAATTTCTCGCTGCGCTCCATCCCGTGAAGCACATGGGTGAGATCAGGGATATCGTGGATGCCGTGATGTTCCTGGAATCTGCCGGCTTCGTGACCGGCGA
- a CDS encoding GlxA family transcriptional regulator: MHRMGFVVSPGFQLMSFAALSAFEFANLSVPSAFYDVRVMSQSGGAVKSSLGLMLETGTFDDAPYDTMIFGGDLAGSEVSAAMVDFVRRSATKARRVASICTGAFVLAQAGLLDGRQATTHWASSRDLAARYPRIKVDPDRIFIVDGPIWTSAGASAGIDLALGMIEKDLGPEVARLTARKLVVYHRRAGGQSQHSALLDMDAKSDRVQSALNYARSNLQSRLSVEDLADAARLSPRQFSRAFRAETGQSPAKAVENLRVEAARLLMEQTGHPVEAIAEQTGFADRERMRRAFLRNYGQPPQAIRRNARVAG; this comes from the coding sequence ATGCATCGGATGGGTTTCGTCGTTTCGCCCGGCTTCCAGCTGATGAGTTTCGCTGCGCTCTCGGCCTTCGAGTTCGCCAATCTCTCGGTACCCAGCGCCTTCTATGACGTCCGGGTGATGTCGCAGAGCGGAGGAGCGGTGAAGAGCTCGCTCGGCCTGATGCTGGAGACCGGAACCTTCGACGATGCGCCCTATGACACCATGATCTTCGGTGGCGATCTCGCGGGATCGGAAGTGTCGGCTGCGATGGTCGACTTCGTGCGCCGGTCGGCGACCAAGGCACGCCGCGTCGCTTCGATCTGCACTGGCGCTTTCGTGCTGGCCCAGGCTGGCTTGCTGGACGGACGCCAGGCCACAACCCATTGGGCAAGCTCCAGGGACCTCGCCGCGCGCTATCCCCGGATCAAGGTCGATCCCGACCGCATCTTCATCGTCGATGGTCCGATCTGGACATCAGCCGGCGCAAGCGCCGGCATCGATCTCGCCCTCGGCATGATCGAGAAAGATCTCGGCCCCGAAGTCGCACGCCTGACGGCGCGAAAGCTCGTTGTCTATCACCGGCGCGCCGGGGGCCAGTCGCAGCATTCCGCCTTGCTCGACATGGACGCCAAGTCGGACCGCGTTCAGTCGGCACTCAACTATGCCAGGAGCAATCTCCAGTCGCGCCTGAGCGTCGAGGATCTCGCCGACGCCGCCAGGCTGAGCCCCCGCCAGTTCAGCCGTGCCTTTCGCGCGGAGACCGGCCAGTCGCCGGCCAAGGCGGTCGAGAACCTGCGGGTCGAAGCCGCGCGCCTGTTGATGGAGCAGACCGGCCACCCTGTCGAGGCCATCGCCGAGCAAACCGGTTTCGCCGACCGGGAGCGGATGCGGCGTGCCTTCCTGAGAAACTATGGCCAGCCGCCACAGGCCATCCGGCGCAATGCACGCGTAGCAGGTTAG
- a CDS encoding LysR family transcriptional regulator, producing the protein MDRIEAMRVFIAALDEGSLAGAGRQLGRSPAAVSRAIAFLEQQVGAALLHRTTRTIKLSEIGERYAVACRRVLVDLQEAEAVAGGEHAAPRGTLTITAPPISGEEILRPIIDAYLDTFPAVTVNLVLLDRNANLVEEGIDVALRVAELPDSSQMAVRVGGNVKRVVVASPRYLAQHPRIDEPADLAQHRIVTTTHFGRDAWVFPPAAGSSIARSVQFKPCLIVNSVRAALGAAVGGLGVTRLYTYHVAERVHDGSLQRLLQHAEPPAMPVHLLTPQGRPSVPKVRAFLDFAVPRLRAEFARLSSEAGPLEP; encoded by the coding sequence ATGGATCGCATCGAGGCGATGAGAGTGTTTATCGCCGCCCTGGACGAGGGAAGCCTCGCTGGAGCGGGGCGTCAGCTCGGCCGGTCTCCGGCAGCGGTCAGTCGGGCCATCGCTTTTCTTGAGCAGCAGGTCGGAGCCGCACTGCTCCACCGAACCACACGGACGATCAAGCTCAGCGAGATCGGCGAGCGCTACGCCGTCGCCTGCCGCCGCGTGCTTGTCGATCTGCAGGAAGCAGAGGCCGTTGCGGGGGGCGAACACGCAGCTCCGCGGGGAACCCTGACGATCACTGCGCCTCCGATCAGCGGCGAGGAGATTCTGCGTCCGATCATCGATGCCTATCTCGACACCTTCCCGGCTGTAACGGTCAATCTCGTCCTGCTCGATCGCAACGCCAATCTGGTCGAGGAGGGAATTGATGTCGCGCTGCGCGTCGCCGAGTTGCCGGACTCTTCCCAGATGGCCGTGCGCGTCGGCGGCAACGTGAAACGTGTGGTCGTCGCGTCCCCACGCTATCTCGCCCAGCATCCTCGCATCGACGAGCCGGCCGATCTCGCCCAGCATCGCATCGTGACCACGACGCATTTCGGGCGCGATGCCTGGGTCTTTCCGCCAGCAGCGGGAAGTTCCATCGCCAGATCAGTCCAGTTCAAGCCATGCCTGATCGTCAACAGCGTTCGCGCTGCGCTCGGTGCGGCGGTCGGCGGGCTCGGCGTGACCCGGCTCTACACCTACCACGTCGCCGAACGTGTCCACGACGGCTCGTTGCAACGTCTGCTGCAGCATGCCGAGCCCCCGGCCATGCCTGTCCACCTTCTCACGCCGCAAGGGCGCCCGTCGGTTCCCAAGGTTCGGGCCTTCCTTGATTTTGCGGTCCCGCGCCTGCGTGCGGAGTTTGCACGGCTCTCGTCCGAAGCCGGCCCGCTCGAACCTTAA
- a CDS encoding FtsX-like permease family protein: MNPFAMVLADLRALRWTAAAIVALIALAVAVGVAIGAQERALRQSSAAAADDFALLIGAPGSQTQLLMSTVYLQLDAIPLMDGSVLQSLARDERVAAFAPIAFGDVTRGYPIIGTTAAFATRWGRVAPSEGRLFAGEGEALIGADVDYRLGESITPSHGVAGQTHKPGEADEDEAGHRHAGHDYTIVGRLPPLGSPWDRAILVPIESVWEVHGLGNGHAAGTETIGPPFDGAPVPGVPAIVVKPRSVAGAYALRSQYRQGGTMAFFPAEVLVGIYRSLGDARGVLVFASTLNATLVLASILLLLIAVTGLRRRRYAVLRAMGAPRLYVLLVIWLGIALLMALGCIAGLLLGGAAAGVLSGLIEAQTGLRLTISLDKPEFLQIGLLFVVGTVLSLLPAIASFANPIASGLRD; encoded by the coding sequence ATGAACCCCTTCGCAATGGTCCTTGCCGATCTTCGCGCCTTGCGTTGGACGGCGGCCGCGATTGTCGCCTTGATAGCGCTGGCGGTCGCAGTCGGCGTGGCGATCGGCGCGCAGGAGCGGGCGCTGCGGCAGAGTTCGGCCGCTGCGGCGGATGATTTCGCCCTGCTCATCGGCGCGCCCGGCAGCCAGACCCAGTTGCTGATGTCGACGGTCTATCTGCAGCTCGACGCGATCCCGCTGATGGACGGAAGCGTCCTGCAGTCGCTGGCCCGGGACGAGCGTGTTGCCGCCTTCGCGCCGATCGCCTTCGGCGACGTCACCCGTGGCTATCCCATTATCGGCACGACCGCGGCCTTTGCCACACGCTGGGGCCGCGTCGCACCGAGCGAGGGGCGCCTCTTCGCAGGGGAAGGTGAAGCCTTGATCGGCGCCGATGTCGACTATCGGCTCGGCGAGAGCATCACGCCGTCGCATGGTGTTGCGGGCCAGACTCACAAACCGGGTGAGGCGGATGAAGACGAGGCCGGACATCGCCATGCCGGCCACGACTACACCATCGTCGGACGCCTACCCCCGCTCGGATCGCCCTGGGACCGCGCGATCCTGGTACCGATCGAGAGCGTCTGGGAGGTTCACGGGCTCGGCAATGGACACGCCGCGGGAACCGAGACGATCGGGCCGCCCTTCGATGGCGCCCCCGTGCCCGGCGTGCCCGCGATCGTCGTCAAGCCGCGCAGCGTCGCCGGGGCCTATGCCCTGCGCAGCCAGTATCGCCAGGGCGGGACGATGGCGTTCTTTCCCGCCGAAGTCCTGGTCGGGATCTATCGCTCGCTCGGCGACGCGCGCGGTGTGCTTGTCTTCGCTTCCACGCTGAACGCGACGCTGGTGCTGGCCTCGATCCTTCTGCTGCTGATTGCGGTGACCGGGTTGCGGCGGCGGCGCTACGCCGTATTGCGTGCCATGGGCGCACCCCGGCTCTACGTCCTGCTCGTGATCTGGCTCGGAATAGCCCTGCTGATGGCGCTCGGCTGTATCGCCGGGCTGTTGCTGGGTGGTGCTGCTGCCGGCGTCCTGTCAGGCCTGATCGAGGCGCAGACCGGCCTTCGCCTCACGATCTCGCTGGACAAGCCTGAATTCCTGCAGATCGGCCTGCTGTTCGTCGTCGGCACCGTTCTCAGCCTGCTGCCGGCGATCGCCTCGTTCGCCAACCCGATCGCGTCGGGACTGCGCGACTGA
- a CDS encoding SDR family oxidoreductase, whose product MSQGFKGFALVTGASSGIGAIYAERLARRGHDLILVARNAERLHKLADRIAAETGRKVEVIAADLGKRDDLARVETELRSNRRITTLVNNAGVGATAPLLQSDIDKMSDMIALNVDALMRLTYAAVPGFVERGGGTIINIASIVAVAPERLNGVYGGSKAFVLAFSQSLKHELSDKGVRVHVVLPGATATDFWEIAGKPVEHLPNEIVMTAAAMVDAALAGLDLGEFVTVPSLPDVADWNAFEAGRQALLPNLSRAEPAARYGVRPEAA is encoded by the coding sequence ATGAGCCAGGGATTCAAGGGTTTCGCACTGGTGACCGGCGCCTCGTCCGGTATTGGCGCGATCTACGCCGAGCGTCTCGCACGCCGTGGCCACGATCTCATTCTCGTGGCGCGCAATGCCGAACGGCTGCACAAGCTGGCCGACAGGATTGCAGCTGAAACGGGCCGCAAGGTCGAGGTCATCGCTGCGGATCTCGGCAAGCGCGACGATCTCGCCAGGGTAGAGACGGAACTGAGGAGCAATCGGCGAATCACTACGTTGGTCAACAACGCCGGTGTCGGTGCGACGGCTCCGCTCCTGCAGTCGGACATCGACAAGATGAGCGACATGATTGCTCTGAACGTCGACGCCTTGATGCGCCTGACTTACGCCGCAGTGCCCGGATTCGTCGAGCGCGGCGGCGGCACGATCATCAATATCGCTTCGATCGTCGCCGTCGCGCCGGAGCGCCTGAACGGCGTCTATGGTGGCTCCAAGGCCTTCGTCCTGGCCTTCAGCCAGTCCTTGAAGCACGAGCTGTCGGACAAGGGCGTGCGGGTTCACGTCGTGCTGCCGGGAGCGACGGCCACCGACTTCTGGGAGATCGCCGGAAAGCCGGTCGAGCACCTGCCGAATGAGATCGTGATGACGGCCGCGGCGATGGTCGACGCGGCCTTGGCCGGCCTGGATCTGGGTGAGTTCGTCACCGTGCCGTCCCTGCCGGATGTGGCTGACTGGAATGCCTTTGAGGCAGGACGGCAGGCGCTGCTGCCCAATCTTTCCCGCGCCGAACCGGCTGCTCGCTATGGCGTCCGGCCCGAAGCGGCGTAA
- a CDS encoding ABC transporter ATP-binding protein, producing MTLDHRGGDGRPFRVLDIPELTVPSGAHIGLRGPSGSGKTSLLHLIAGLIVPSTGKVSWGETEISSLSPGNRDRWRLSALGFIFQDFHLIPELDILANITLPSTFSSWRIGPAEREHAETVAARMGLTDLRRRTGILSRGEQQRVAIARAVCRRPAMILADEPTASLDAAHADEVGALLVDAAVEAGATLICATHDAALLARMKHRLDIKAASPVAELAA from the coding sequence GTGACGCTCGACCATCGCGGTGGCGACGGGCGCCCTTTCCGCGTGCTGGACATTCCCGAACTCACAGTGCCTTCCGGCGCTCATATCGGTTTGCGCGGTCCCTCGGGCTCAGGCAAGACCTCGCTTCTGCACCTGATTGCCGGACTGATCGTGCCGAGCACGGGCAAGGTCTCATGGGGTGAGACGGAGATCTCCTCCCTGTCACCTGGCAATCGCGACCGCTGGCGCCTCTCGGCGCTCGGCTTCATCTTCCAGGATTTCCACCTGATCCCGGAACTCGACATCCTTGCCAATATCACGCTGCCCTCGACCTTCTCATCCTGGAGGATTGGCCCGGCCGAACGGGAGCATGCCGAGACCGTCGCCGCGCGCATGGGGCTCACTGACCTGCGCCGCCGGACGGGCATTCTGTCACGTGGCGAGCAGCAGCGGGTCGCGATTGCCCGCGCGGTTTGCCGGCGGCCTGCCATGATCCTCGCCGACGAACCCACGGCCAGTCTGGATGCGGCCCATGCCGATGAGGTGGGCGCCTTGCTGGTCGATGCGGCCGTTGAGGCCGGCGCCACCTTGATCTGCGCCACGCATGATGCCGCGCTCCTGGCGCGGATGAAGCACCGGCTCGACATCAAGGCTGCGTCTCCGGTCGCGGAGCTGGCCGCATGA
- a CDS encoding type 1 glutamine amidotransferase domain-containing protein codes for MKILMVLTSHDQLGDTGKLTGFWLEEFAAPYYVFKDAGAEITLASPKGGQPPIDPKSDEPGNQTDAMTRFKKDPVAQQVLANTAKLGDVTTTGYDAVFYPGGHGPLWDLAEDPVSIALIEAFYNAGKPVAAVCHAPGVLHRVTYQGQPIVKGKRVTGFTNSEEEAVQLTNVVPFLVEDELKRLGGRYEKAADWQSFAIVDGRLITGQNPASSTAAAQELVKLLG; via the coding sequence ATGAAGATCCTGATGGTGCTGACGTCACATGATCAGCTTGGCGATACCGGCAAGCTGACCGGCTTCTGGCTCGAGGAATTCGCAGCGCCCTACTACGTCTTCAAGGACGCTGGCGCCGAGATCACCCTTGCCTCGCCAAAGGGTGGCCAGCCACCGATTGACCCCAAGAGCGATGAGCCCGGCAACCAGACCGATGCCATGACGCGGTTCAAGAAGGATCCCGTTGCGCAGCAGGTTCTGGCAAACACCGCCAAGCTCGGTGATGTTACGACGACAGGATACGACGCCGTCTTCTATCCCGGTGGTCATGGTCCGTTATGGGACCTTGCCGAGGATCCGGTTTCGATTGCGCTGATCGAGGCGTTCTACAATGCCGGCAAGCCCGTCGCCGCCGTCTGTCACGCGCCGGGCGTACTGCACCGGGTAACCTATCAGGGGCAGCCGATCGTCAAGGGCAAGCGCGTCACGGGCTTCACCAACTCCGAGGAGGAGGCCGTCCAGCTCACCAACGTCGTGCCGTTCCTCGTCGAGGACGAACTGAAGCGCCTCGGGGGACGCTATGAAAAAGCAGCTGACTGGCAGAGCTTCGCGATCGTCGATGGCCGCCTGATCACCGGCCAGAACCCCGCCTCGTCGACCGCCGCTGCGCAGGAACTCGTCAAGCTTCTCGGCTAA
- a CDS encoding VOC family protein, whose product MSDTQLRSETADKSLGALAADLKLEVVSIPVADVDRAKRFYGGLGWRLDADIAGDNFRVIQVTPPGSPASVIFGKGNTVAPYLIVSDIVAARAALAARGAEVSEVYHYGEQGDRRSGPEPTRRSYASWLSFKDPDGNEWLLQEVTHRLPGRVEAGDTSFASSRELAATLRRAAAAHGEHEKRNGGQHDENWPDWYAEYIVQEQAGKPLPT is encoded by the coding sequence ATGAGCGATACTCAACTGCGCAGCGAAACTGCAGACAAGAGCCTCGGAGCCCTGGCGGCCGACCTGAAGCTTGAGGTCGTCAGCATCCCCGTTGCGGATGTCGATCGCGCCAAGCGCTTCTACGGTGGCTTGGGCTGGCGCCTTGATGCCGACATTGCAGGCGACAATTTCCGGGTCATCCAGGTCACGCCTCCAGGCTCGCCCGCTTCTGTCATTTTCGGCAAGGGCAACACGGTGGCCCCCTATCTCATCGTCTCCGATATCGTGGCGGCGCGCGCTGCGCTCGCCGCTCGCGGAGCCGAGGTGAGCGAGGTCTACCATTACGGCGAGCAGGGAGACCGCCGCAGCGGGCCCGAGCCGACACGGCGCAGCTACGCGTCGTGGCTCTCGTTCAAGGACCCGGACGGCAATGAATGGCTGCTGCAGGAGGTCACCCATCGTCTGCCCGGACGGGTCGAGGCGGGTGATACAAGCTTCGCCTCATCCAGGGAGCTCGCAGCCACGCTCCGGCGTGCGGCGGCCGCGCATGGAGAGCACGAGAAGCGGAACGGCGGGCAGCATGATGAGAACTGGCCGGACTGGTATGCCGAATACATCGTGCAGGAGCAGGCCGGCAAACCGCTGCCGACATAG